Proteins encoded within one genomic window of Triticum aestivum cultivar Chinese Spring chromosome 2D, IWGSC CS RefSeq v2.1, whole genome shotgun sequence:
- the LOC123048304 gene encoding uncharacterized protein — protein sequence MTEHAAGVVLSSLTSLHPVLARAADSSPMADLPGFQIIPPRPAVERLEFNFPNLYLHRGFSGETQNQLGLGDKEDHIVGALAVNNWPVYDRPGPGDDATVVARVQGLHVKSGDWHGSFTMVFHSGSFKGSTLQVMGIPVDSGNWAIVGGTGDLAMATGVITKQARKLGKTNSILKLTIRGFCPIH from the exons ATGACAGAACACGCGGCTGGAGTAGTATTAAGCAGCCTAACTTCTCTCCATCCAGTTCTAGCCAGAGCTGCAGACTCCTCGCCCATGGCCGACCTCCCCGGATTCCAAATCATTCCTCCTCGTCCAGCCGTGGAGAGACTCGAGTTCAACTTCCCCAACCTGTACCTGCACCGCGGCTTCTCTGGCGAGACTCAGAACCAGCTCGGACTAGGAGATAAAGAGGATCATATTGTCGGCGCGCTGGCCGTCAACAACTGGCCGGTGTACGACCGACCTGGGCCTGGGGATGACGCTACCGTTGTTGCCCGTGTGCAAGGCCTGCACGTCAAGTCCGGTGACTGGCACGGTTCGTTCACCATGGTGTTCCACTCCGGAAG CTTCAAGGGATCCACGCTTCAGGTCATGGGAATACCGGTCGATAGTGGTAACTGGGCCATTGTTGGCGGGACCGGAGATCTTGCGATGGCAACCGGTGTCATCACAAAACAAGCTCGTAAGCTAGGGAAAACCAACAGTATTTTAAAACTTACTATCCGAGGATTCTGCCCCATCCATTAA
- the LOC123048305 gene encoding uncharacterized protein: MAHAIVESSWAKLTSAIQDGAAPAPRHPDLTSDLRKMLEALDVVRPLLEEAERRSLLKEALRIRNAAVRICDLVDELHHDSWAPADGKVLWNSSRSSSGRV, from the exons ATGGCGCACGCCATCGTCGAAAGCTCATGGGCCAAGCTCACATCCGCCATCCAAGACGGGGCCGCGCCGGCGCCGCGGCACCCCGACCTCACCAGCGACCTGCGGAAAATGCTGGAGGCGCTGGACGTCGTGAGGCCGCTGCTGGAGGAGGCCGAGAGGCGGTCGCTGCTCAAGGAGGCGTTGCGGATCAGGAACGCCGCCGTCCGCATCTGCGACCTGGTGGACGAGTTGCACCACGACTCGTGGGCGCCGGCTGATGGAAAG GTGTTGTGGAACTCATCAAGATCTTCGTCTGGGCGAGTATGA